One genomic segment of Gemmatimonadaceae bacterium includes these proteins:
- a CDS encoding Uma2 family endonuclease yields MRYLRGSMVGRALISLYDYQTKRTLYIANGIPEYWVLNAEARNLSRWRGAADPGDVLSARAEWQPAGMPEPFVLDLPRFFDEAVA; encoded by the coding sequence GTGCGGTATCTTCGCGGATCGATGGTTGGTCGCGCGCTGATCTCGTTGTACGACTATCAAACGAAGCGCACGCTCTACATCGCAAACGGCATCCCGGAGTACTGGGTGCTCAACGCCGAGGCGAGGAATCTCTCCCGCTGGCGCGGCGCGGCGGATCCGGGCGACGTGTTGAGCGCGCGAGCCGAATGGCAACCAGCCGGAATGCCGGAGCCATTCGTGCTCGACCTGCCGCGCTTCTTCGACGAAGCGGTCGCGTGA
- a CDS encoding vanadium-dependent haloperoxidase, giving the protein MCRLRFYISSIALGGLALGGCSDGASTPRAALRPQLSADAIKFWEASATVRWNEIARTQTLTHVVSQQSGTRTFAYLSLAQYNAAVTAEEAKDRGDHASVAAAVAAASSTVLGSFYPDQAAYFDAQVADQESEAQWPGENHDDFGAGEAVGRAVGAAVVASAATDRFTSSVAGVTIPVCPGCWVSAPGKVPVFPRLAEMRTFFLTSSSQFRPAPPPAFGSPAFETALAEVRFYSDNRTHEQDSLAKFWASPNGFTNVAQSYTNQVATDEITKFHLDEVRAARVLAIMNMAAMDAFIASHDAKYTYWMIRPPQADPGIVPDIPLPNHPSYPSNHASVTGSSMAVLAAHFPSDANYLNGLADQAAISRIYAGIHYRFDMDAGLTLGRTVASYALEHDVNGHEAYALK; this is encoded by the coding sequence ATGTGCCGGTTACGATTTTACATCTCGAGCATTGCGCTGGGCGGCCTCGCGTTAGGCGGCTGCTCCGATGGGGCCAGCACTCCAAGGGCTGCCCTACGCCCGCAACTCAGTGCCGATGCGATCAAGTTCTGGGAGGCAAGCGCGACCGTTCGATGGAACGAAATCGCGCGTACGCAAACGCTAACACACGTTGTCAGCCAGCAGTCCGGCACCAGGACCTTCGCTTACCTGTCGCTCGCCCAATACAACGCGGCGGTCACCGCAGAAGAAGCCAAAGACCGTGGGGATCATGCGTCGGTGGCAGCGGCGGTTGCAGCGGCATCGTCCACCGTGCTTGGCTCTTTCTATCCTGACCAGGCGGCGTACTTCGATGCACAAGTGGCCGATCAGGAGTCCGAGGCGCAATGGCCCGGTGAGAACCACGACGACTTTGGCGCCGGCGAAGCCGTTGGCCGTGCTGTGGGCGCTGCCGTCGTCGCCAGCGCCGCAACGGACCGATTCACGAGCTCCGTCGCCGGCGTCACCATCCCCGTGTGTCCCGGTTGTTGGGTCAGCGCTCCGGGCAAGGTCCCCGTCTTTCCGCGTCTCGCTGAGATGCGAACTTTTTTCCTGACGAGCTCCAGCCAGTTCCGACCAGCCCCGCCGCCAGCGTTCGGCTCACCGGCGTTCGAGACGGCGCTGGCGGAAGTGCGCTTCTACTCGGACAACCGCACGCACGAGCAGGATTCGCTCGCGAAATTCTGGGCGAGTCCGAATGGTTTCACCAACGTGGCACAGTCGTACACCAACCAGGTTGCCACCGACGAGATCACCAAGTTTCATCTCGACGAGGTACGAGCGGCGCGCGTCCTCGCCATCATGAACATGGCGGCGATGGACGCGTTCATCGCCTCGCACGACGCCAAGTACACGTATTGGATGATCCGGCCGCCGCAAGCCGATCCAGGCATCGTCCCGGATATCCCTTTGCCTAACCATCCTTCGTATCCGTCGAACCACGCCTCGGTCACGGGATCGTCAATGGCAGTTCTCGCGGCGCACTTTCCGAGTGATGCGAATTATCTGAACGGGCTCGCCGATCAAGCCGCGATCTCGCGGATTTACGCTGGGATCCACTATCGATTCGACATGGACGCGGGACTGACGCTCGGACGAACGGTCGCAAGCTACGCGCTCGAACATGATGTGAACGGTCACGAAGCGTATGCGTTGAAGTGA